The Lucilia cuprina isolate Lc7/37 chromosome 5, ASM2204524v1, whole genome shotgun sequence genome includes a window with the following:
- the LOC111687731 gene encoding uncharacterized protein LOC111687731: protein MAVLQKHHNVNVWWFPQDFCQSRYGEYYESGTNSCTLISLILADKMAKEEVFHKPSKTLPKRAIEIFGDAMNEGNIVYGRMFNRGSKRKTPNLNIPEALTALCDQRNMSFDLREWFYTHLTANPHKESYQYSVPNRITQVLKLGVQLFKQPPSNSRARNLFAALIADSRTTVFVFEFPQNVVSFFDSHQHGQRAGAVVAQASIDNLAELSVWFVNMLQEVYKSRPSVYEISFLTTRADAPNLETPI from the coding sequence ATGGCGGTACTACAAAAACATCATAACGTTAATGTCTGGTGGTTTCCACAAGATTTTTGTCAATCACGTTATGGTGAATATTATGAAAGTGGCACCAATTCCTGTACCTTGATATCTCTAATACTGGCCGATAAAATGGCCAAAGAAGAGGTATTTCATAAGCCTAGCAAAACTTTACCCAAACGTGCCATAGAAATATTTGGAGATGCCATGAATGAGGGCAATATAGTTTATGGCAGAATGTTTAATAGAGGCAGCAAAAGAAAAACTCCCAATCTAAATATACCAGAAGCATTAACTGCTTTGTGCGATCAACGAAATATGTCCTTCGATTTGCGTGAGTGGTTTTATACTCACCTAACTGCAAATCCCCACAAAGAGTCCTATCAATATTCGGTGCCTAATCGTATAACACAAGTTTTAAAATTGGGTGTGCAACTCTTTAAACAACCGCCCAGCAATAGCCGTGCTCGAAATTTATTTGCTGCCTTAATAGCTGACAGTCGTACTACtgtatttgtatttgaattTCCTCAAAATGTGGTGTCATTCTTTGATTCACATCAACATGGTCAAAGAGCTGGTGCAGTGGTAGCTCAAGCTTCCATAGATAATTTAGCTGAATTAAGTGTTTGGTTTGTTAACATGCTGCAGGAGGTGTATAAAAGTCGCCCTTCGGTTTATGAAATATCATTTTTAACCACTAGAGCCGATGCGCCAAATCTGGAAACACCTATATAG
- the LOC111687699 gene encoding receptor-type guanylate cyclase Gyc76C-like translates to MTRWPFIILQLLSVAVILVPGLNVERDENNRTIINVGYLTALTGELKDKQGLAISGALTMALDEINSDNNLLPNVSLNLRWNDTKGDTVLATKAITEMICDGIAMIFGPEGHCYVEAIVTQSRNIPMISYKCPENRASVIPTFARTEPPDTQVIKSVISLLRYYGWKKFSILHEESWSMVADLLKQEAQKKNMTINHKESFIDNMAKCCEEMLACCRTGFWYQIVQNTMNRTRIYVFLGSANALVEFMASMDTANLFSKGEYMVIFVDMMTYTPKEAEKYLRKPEHIEHMKSCGETDNLIQRARSLLVVASTPPTDSYEDFTAKVREYNLMEPFNFTLPNIFLNNNFIKFVSIYAAYLYDSAKLYAWALDELLRNASKTQTLTDEEVYNIARDGSKIIETIIKNGTYKSVTGATIKIDNNGDSEGNFSVLAYKPFKYSYRENLSCNFHMVPVAHFQQGSDIPEYKLINGSMRVDWPSGGDRPFDEPMCGFANELCKKDDRHITSLVAAGILGLLLFCAGVVTMSIYRKWKIELEIEGLLWKIDISEIKGYSGNDIVSSPSKLSLVSAQSFGSRCSNQVFTSTARLRGAVVRIKELKFPRKKDMSREIMKEMRLLRELRHDNVNSFTGACVEPMRILLVTDYCAKGSLYDIIENEDIKLDDLFIASLIHDLIKGMIYLHDSSLVYHGNLKSSNCVVTSRWMLQVTDFGLHDLRHCAESESIGEHQHYRNQFWKAPEILRNPHVYGSQKGDVYAFAIIMYEIFSRKGPFGQTLFEPKEIVDLVKKKPIKGDVPFRPELECIIEGELCPDYVLSCITDCWHEDPDVRPDFPTIRTRLKKMRGGKTKNIMDQMMEMMEKYANNLEDIVTERTRLLCEEKRKTEDLLHRMLPQSVAEKLTMGLGVEPVSYDLVTIYFSDIVGFTAMSAESTPLQVVNFLNDLYTVFDRIIRGYDVYKVETIGDAYMVVSGLPIKNGDRHAGEIASMSLELLQAVKQHRIAHRPNEVLKLRIGMHTGPVVAGVVGLTMPRYCLFGDTVNTASRMESNGEALKIHISSKCKDALDKLEGADVESNYSLQGSTYQMARESPRLSTKRYERPTANGVGNFQGNSIPEYMGGYGGSGATGSGVLNGSSGGGVNSDNIAEASLASHSTLEHSEINCDNNGVGVNGGIGSAFSSSRLSSPSQKPLAMVRPHRIVNSLNSTQDMYGSGIILGSTVIAHHNLREAISLDPIPFQLRKRHEPKILPPSKLSKNNSRSLDTGVSLINDNPNGETDEDLAQDQRYHEATNETNNVPALEEYEGDEVGLLMLRDNGDVNARSSATIVPAGSSLLNRRRSGGGYSIGGVSAGTGVSMLPYKHLNNNCNGGMTIEEDVQSPLLQRQASLTTPTSMEKAKRWHSLENIEHHAGNSVSYAEDIDGRQASSSSNKSHGKKSSRNNTTGGDSGNSSSILDRLVSIFHGNGKKSSEASLRRVGILPSAVRGVPGFSDISGSSRDRESIV, encoded by the exons ATGACGCGGTGGCCCTTTATCATCTTACAATTGCTCTCGGTGGCAGTAATACTGGTTCCGGGTCTTAATGTAGAGCGCGATGAGAACAATCGCACTATTATCAATGTCGGCTATCTAACCGCCTTAACGGGTGAGCTCAAAGATAAGCAGGGTCTCGCTATATCCGGAGCTCTAACCATGGCCTTGGATGAG ATTAATAGTGATAACAACTTACTGCCCAATGTCTCGTTAAATCTACGCTGGAACGACACCAAAGGCGATACCGTTTTAGCCACTAAAGCCATAACGGAAATGATTTGTGACGGCATTGCCATGATATTTGGTCCTGAGGGTCACTGTTATGTAGAAGCAATTGTCACTCAGAGTCGTAACATTCCAATGATATCCtat AAATGTCCTGAAAACCGAGCCTCCGTCATACCCACATTTGCACGTACAGAACCACCGGATACACAG GTAATTAAGTCGGTCATATCGTTATTGCGTTATTATGGCTGGAAAAAGTTTTCCATATTGCATGAGGAAAGTTGGAGCATGGTAGCCGATTTGCTGAAACAAGAGGcccaaaaaaagaacatgacCATTAATCACAAGGAATCATTTATTGATAATATGGCCAAATGTTGTGAGGAAATGTTGGCCTGTTGTCGTACGGGTTTCTGGTATCAG ATTGTACAAAACACCATGAATCGTACACGCATCTATGTTTTCTTGGGAAGTGCTAATGCTTTAGTGGAATTTATGGCCTCTATGGACACAGCAAATCTTTTTTCCAAAGGTGAATACATGGTGATATTTGTTGATATGATGACCTACACGCCAAA AGAAGCCGAAAAATATTTGCGTAAACCGGAACACATCGAGCATATGAAAAGTTGTGGCGAAACCGATAATCTAATACAACGTGCCAGAAGTCTTCTAGTGGTTGCCTCCACCCCACCCACAGATAGCTATGAGGACTTCACCGCCAAAGTGAGAGAGTACAATTTAATGGAACCGTTTAATTTCACATTgccaaacatatttttaaacaataattttattaag TTTGTTTCTATATATGCCGCCTACCTCTATGATTCTGCCAAATTGTATGCCTGGGCTTTGGATGAACTATTGCGTAATGCTTCAAAAACGCAAACTTTAACGGATGAAGAAGTTTATAATATAGCAAGAGATGGTAGTAAAATAATTGAAACTATTATCAAAAATGGAACCTATAAGa GTGTTACTGGCGCCACCATTAAAATCGATAATAATGGTGATTCCGAGGGCAATTTCTCTGTCTTAGCCTATAAACCGTTTAAGTATTCATATCGTGAGAATCTTTCATGTAATTTTCATATGGTACCTGTGGCACATTTTCAACAAGGATCTGATATTCCA GAATACAAACTCATCAATGGTTCTATGCGTGTGGATTGGCCTTCGGGTGGTGATCGCCCGTTTGATGAACCCATGTGTGGTTTTGCCAATGAATTGTGTAAAAAGGATGATCGTCATATTACCTCTTTGGTGGCAGCTGGCATTTTAGGTTTACTGCTCTTTTGTGCCGGTGTTGTAACTATGAGTATCTATCGTAAATGGAAGATCGAATTGGAAATTGAAGGTCTTTTGTGGAAAATTGATATATCCGAAATAAAGGGTTATTCGGGCAATGACATTGTCTCATCGCCCAGTAAG CTAAGTTTGGTTAGTGCCCAATCATTTGGCTCCCGCTGCTCAAATCAAGTGTTTACATCTACGGCACGTTTGCGCGGCGCTGTGGTACGTATAAAAGAGCTGAAATTTCCACGCAAAAAGGATATGTCAAGGGAAATTATGAAGGAAATGCGTTTGTTGCGTGAATTAAGACACGACAATGTAAACAGTTTCACTGGAGCCTGTGTGGAGCCCATGCGTATATTACTAGTCACTGATTATTGTGCCAAGGGCAGTTTGTATGACATCATCGAGAATGAAGATATCAAATTGGATGATCTGTTTATAGCTTCTCTCATACATGATCTCATTAAG GGTATGATTTATTTACATGATTCGTCTTTGGTTTATCATGGTAATCTCAAGTCTTCAAATTGTGTGGTCACTTCAAGATGGATGCTACAGGTGACAGACTTTGGTTTGCATGATCTAAGACACTGTGCGGAAAGCGAGTCTATAGGCGAACATCAGCACTATAGAA ATCAATTTTGGAAAGCTCCCGAAATTCTAAGAAATCCTCATGTATATGGCTCACAAAAGGGAGATGTTTATGCTTTTGCCATAataatgtatgaaatatttaGTCGTAAGGGTCCCTTTGGTCAAACACTTTTTGAGCCCAAGGAAATTGTGGATTTGGTTAAGAAGAAACCCATCAAGGGCGATGTGCCTTTTCGTCCAGAATTGGAGTGCATTATAGAGGGTGAGCTGTGTCCTGATTATGTTTTAAGTTGTATAACAGATTGCTGGCATGAAGATCCAGATGTGAGACCTGATTTTCCCACCATAAg AACCCGCCTGAAGAAAATGCGTGGTGGTAAAACGAAAAACATCATGGATCAAATGATGGAAATGATGGAGAAATATGCCAACAACTTGGAGGATATTGTTACCGAACGTACGCGTTTGTTGTGTGAAGAAAAGCGTAAAACTGAAGATCTTTTGCATCGTATGTTGCCACAATCTGTTGCCGAAAAGTTAACTATGGGCTTGGGTGTGGAGCCTGTATCCTATGATTTG GTCACCATCTATTTCAGCGACATTGTTGGCTTTACAGCCATGTCAGCCGAGAGCACTCCTCTGCAGGTGGTAAACTTTCTAAATGATCTCTATACGGTATTCGATCGTATCATACGTGGCTACGATGTGTATAAAGTGGAAACAATTGGTGATGCCTACATGGTGGTATCAGGTTTGCCCATTAAAAATGGCGATCGACATGCTGGCGAAATTGCTTCCATGTCCTTGGAACTTTTACAGGCTGTGAAACAACATAGAATTGCCCATCGACCAAATGAGGTCTTAAAACTTCGTATTGGCATGCATACGGGTCCGGTGGTGGCTGGTGTAGTGGGACTAACAATGCCTCGCTACTGTCTTTTTGGTGACACGGTTAACACGGCCTCTCGTATGGAGTCAAATGGAGAGgctttaaaaatacacatatcTAGTAAGTGTAAAGATGCCTTAGATAAGTTGGAAG GTGCCGACGTAGAGTCCAATTATAGTCTTCAGGGTTCAACATATCAGATGGCGAGGGAATCGCCGCGCTTATCTACAAAACGCTACGAACGTCCAACAGCCAATGGAGTGGGGAATTTCCAAGGCAATAGCATACCAGAATACATGGGTGGCTACGGTGGCAGTGGAGCTACCGGCAGTGGAGTTTTAAATGGTAGTAGTGGTGGTGGTGTTAACTCCGATAATATAGCGGAGGCTTCACTGGCATCGCACAGCACTCTGGAGCATTCCGAAATAAACTGTGATAATAACGGCGTGGGTGTAAATGGCGGCATTGGATCGGCCTTTAGCTCATCGCGCCTATCTAGTCCCTCGCAGAAACCTTTGGCCATGGTGCGCCCGCATCGAATTGTCAATTCTCTCAACTCTACTCAGGATATGTATGGAAGTGGTATTATTTTAGGAAGTACTGTGATTGCTCACCATAATTTACGTGAAGCTATATCCCTTGATCCCATACCATTTCAACTGCGCAAACGGCACGAGCCAAAGATACTGCCGCCCTCAAAGTTGAGCAAAAATAACTCGAGATCTTTGGACACTGGAGTCTCATTGATAAACGATAATCCAAACGGTGAAACGGACGAAGACTTGGCTCAGGATCAGAGATACCATGAAGCTACAAATGAAACGAACAATGTACCTGCTTTAGAGGAATACGAGGGCGATGAAGTGGGCTTACTGATGTTAAGAGACAATGGTGATGTAAATGCGCGGAGTTCAGCCACAATTGTACCGGCTGGCTCCTCCCTGCTCAACAGGCGACGCAGTGGTGGTGGTTACTCCATAGGTGGGGTTAGTGCTGGCACAGGAGTGTCCATGCTGCCCTACAAGCACCTCAATAACAATTGTAATGGCGGCATGACCATTGAAGAAGACGTGCAATCACCTCTACTGCAAAGACAAGCTTCTCTGACGACACCCACCAGCATGGAGAAAGCCAAACGATGGCACTCCTTAGAGAATATAGAACATCATGCAGGCAACAGTGTTAGCTATGCCGAAGACATTGATGGCCGCCAAGCCAGCAGCAGTTCCAACAAATCGCATGGCAAAAAATCTTCTCGCAATAACACTACCGGCGGCGATTCGGGCAATTCATCGTCAATTTTAGATCGTTTAGTAAGTATTTTCCATGGGAATGGAAAAAAGTCCAGTGAAGCTTCCCTCAGAAGAGTGGGTATACTACCAAGTGCCGTTAGAGGGGTGCCCGGTTTTAGTGACATTAGCGGTTCTTCAAGAGACCGAGAGAGCATAGTTTAG
- the LOC111687517 gene encoding mucolipin-3-like translates to MSTGNNNAATKDDRKPNVTDEPGTVVTRRRLSGGEDSRCESDEEFVSPHSNTAASRQSYKEAMNTPLSEGVGPNGSGFTEMPASSTCIEGVSPMAMYNEERMRRKLQFYFMNPIEKWQARRKFPYKFVVQIVKIILVTMQLCLFAHSRYNHINYTWDNRIAFSHLFLRGWDSSREVESYPPSVGPFALYEKTEFFETIDYALNGYAAMNRSIGPYDYPTQDNSMAPLKLCLYNYREGTIFGFNESYIFNPQIELVCELLPSNVTAIGVEKYLIERGVEVSFSSLVKATLKFAIKTVNFKAYGGPLSAPDCFKFDITIFFDNRDHDGQMLLSLDADATRLHCKGDVDFISDAEFDAILRSVLNIFVLLVCLLSFALCARALYRAYLLRCATVSFFRSHFNKELSFEGRLEFVNFWYIMILFNDVLLILGSALKEQIERKLYVVDQWDTCSLFLGVGNLLVWFGVLRYLGFFKTYNVVILTLKKAAPKIFRFLVAALLIYAGFAFCGWLILGPYHMKFRSLATTSECLFSLINGDDMFATFATMSSKSSWLWWFSQIYLYSFTSLYIYVVLSLFISVIMDAYDTIKRYYRDGFPVSDLKEFVGTRTEEDLTSGVFMNNMDDFDNSSFLDVMRKVCCCGCCPSSRSNQATGPTGYTTLTSIIK, encoded by the exons ATGTCGACAGGCAATAATAATGCTGCCACAAAAGATGACCGTAAACCAAATGTAACTGATGAACCTGGTACTGTGGTAACACGACGCAGGCTAAGTGGGGGTGAAGATTCGCGTTGTGAAAGTGACGAAGAATTTGTAAGTCCCCATAGTAATACAGCTGCCTCCAGGCAATCTTATAAGGAAGCCATGAATACGCCCCTATCAGAAGGTGTGGGACCAAATGGTAGTGGTTTTACTGAAATGCCTGCCTCATCTACCTGCATTGAGGGAGTCTCTCCCATGGCCATGTACAATGAGGAACGCATGAGacgtaaattacaattttatttcatgaATCCCATAGAAAAATGGCAAGCCAGACGAAAATTTCCCTACAAATTTGTGGTTCAG ATTGTCAAAATCATATTGGTGACCATGCAACTGTGTCTTTTTGCTCACTCACGTTACAATCATATTAACTACACCTGGGATAATCGTATTGCCTTTTCACATCTTTTTCTACGTGGTTGGGATTCATCGCGGGAGGTAGAATCCTATCCGCCCTCCGTAGGACCATTTGCCCTCTATGAGAAAACGGAATTTTTTGAAACTATAGATTATGCCTTAAATGGTTATGCTGCCATGAATCGTTCCATTGGTCCCTACGACTATCCCACTCAAGACAATAGTATGGCtcctttaaaattatgtttatacaaTTATCGTGAAGGCACCATATTTGGTTTTAATGAATCCTATATTTTTAATCCACAAATCGAATTGGTATGTGAACTATTGCCCTCCAATGTAACGGCTATAGGAGTGGAGAAATATCTCATAGAAAGAGGAGTAGAAGTGAGTTTCTCTTCTCTAGTTAAAGCCACTCTAAAATTTGCCATCAAAACTGTCAACTTTAAAGCATATGGTGGTCCTTTGTCTGCACCTGATTGTTTTAAATTCGATATAACTATATTCTTCGATAATAGAGATCATGATGGTCAAATGTTATTATCTTTGGATGCAGATGCTACACGTTTGCATTGTAAGGGTGATGTGGATTTTATATCAGATGCTGAATTTGATGCCATTTTAAGATCAGTATTGAATATATTTGTGCTGTTGGTGTGTTTGCTGTCATTTGCTTTGTGTGCTCGGGCTTTATATAGAGCCTATTTGTTAAGATGTGCCACTGTGAGCTTTTTCCGTAGTCATTTCAATAAGGAATTAAGTTTTGAGGGAAGACTAGAGTTTGTTAACTTTTG gtaCATAATGATTTTATTCAATGATGTTTTATTGATCTTGGGTTCTGCCTTAAAAGAACAAATCGAACGTAAATTATATGTAGTGGATCAATGGGATACTTGCTCTTTGTTCCTGGGTGTCGGTAATCTTTTGGTGTGGTTTGGTGTTTTACGTTATTTGGGATTCTTTAAAACGTATAATGTGGTGATTTTGACTTTGAAAAAAGCTGCTCCTAAAATATTCCGCTTCCTGGTAGCTGCCCTTTTAATCTACGCCGGCTTTGCTTTTTGCGGTTGGCTTATATTGGGTCCATATCACATGAAATTCCGTTCTTTAGCTACCACATCTGAGTGTTTGTTCTCTTTGATCAATGGTGATGATATGTTTGCCACTTTCGCCACCATGTCTTCAAAATCCAGTTGGTTGTGGTGGTTCTCGCAAATTTACCTATATTCGTTTACCTCTTTGTATATATATGTAGTGCTTTCGCTATTCATCTCTGTCATAATGGATGCTTATGACACCATCAAACGTTACTATCGTGATGGTTTTCCCGTATCCGATCTAAAAGAATTTGTAGGCACTCGCACCGAAGAGGATCTTACTTCGGGTGTATTTATGAATAATATGGATGATTTCGATAACAGCAGTTTCTTAGATGTGATGCGCAAAGTCTGCTGCTGTGGCTGTTGTCCTAGTTCAAGATCAAACCAGGCTACTGGTCCCACAGGTTATACCACCCTGACAAGTATTATTAAATGA